CTTTTGACAATTCTCAAAACCCATGATCGTACTTGCTTTCAATCCATTATATATTCCCATGCATTCAAACCACGCCTCAAAGACTAACAGAGAAAAAAGTTTTTTATCAGTCTACCAAAAAGCAAGGCCTCCTGTTAAGTTGTTAAATGATGTCCCCACAGCAAAAACGCTTATGGGATATCTATACGAAGGCAAAAACATCCATAGGCTGTGAGGCAACCCCGGCTGCGTCTTTCAAGGGGGGACTCCTTGTCGAGGCATTGCGACAACCCGATGTCATGACTCAGGACACCGACAGTAAGATAGCGGGTGTATGCAAGAGATTCCCCGAGTATACCTATCTTTTAACTATTCCCGGATTCGGTCCCGATATCTCTGCAAAGATACTTGGGCCTATAGGTAATCACCATAGATTCGAGAACGAACAGCAGGTGCTCAAGATGACAGGAGGGGTTTTTTAAATTTCATGATCTCAGGCATACCTTTGCAGGTCAGCTTGTAATAGCAAGGATGGATTTAACTGCGGTTTAAAACTCCTTGGGCATAAAAGTTTGTAATGACTTTAAGATACGCTCATTTATCGCCTAAGCATATGACCCAGACCGTTGATATTCTCGACAGCGTTTTTAAGAATAATGTGAACTCCACTTCACATTTACTTCACAATCAGGAGGTTATTCAGGATGGATAAGATTCGTAACTTATTGAAAGGATTGGTGGAGGTGATGGGAATCGAACCCACGACCCTCTCGTTGCGAACGAGATGCTCTCCCGCTGAGCTACACCCCCATCCTTAACCGATAATGTGATTATATTATTTTATATATATTTCAATATCAAGATATTTATTGCCAGTATTCCATTAATTGATGCCCAGAAGCCTTTTTATTGTTTGCTTCATTTCACTCAAGTCTGCAGATTTAACCACATATGCATCCGAAACCCAGCTTGAAAAATCTTGTTTAAATTCTCCGTAGGCTGAACATAGAATTACAATTTGATCCTTGTTCATATTCTTAATTTCATTTAACGCTTGTATCCCGTCCATTCCGGGCATTTTTATATCCATCACAATTAAATCAAATTTTGAACTTTTTGCCTTTTCAATTGCTTCAAAACCGTTCGAGGCCATTTCTATCTGGTACCCCTCTTCCTCAAGCTCTTCCTTAAAAAGAAACCTTATATTGTCTTCATCATCCACAACCAAAATTTTTATCGCATTCATAAAAGCTCCTCTTTTATTATATTTTCTTTTAAAGGGAGATAAACAAAGAACGTGACGCCTTTTCCTGCCATATTTTTTACTTCAATTCTTCCAAAGTGGTTCATAATAATTCTGTTTGATATGGCAAGACCTAAGCCAGTGCCTTTTTCTTTTGTTGTAAAAAAAGGATTAAATATATTATCTATAGCTGCAGGATTTATTCCACCTCCAGTATCTGCTATAGAAACAACCAGACAGG
This genomic window from Pseudomonadota bacterium contains:
- a CDS encoding response regulator, which gives rise to MNAIKILVVDDEDNIRFLFKEELEEEGYQIEMASNGFEAIEKAKSSKFDLIVMDIKMPGMDGIQALNEIKNMNKDQIVILCSAYGEFKQDFSSWVSDAYVVKSADLSEMKQTIKRLLGIN
- a CDS encoding transposase, with amino-acid sequence MMSPQQKRLWDIYTKAKTSIGCEATPAASFKGGLLVEALRQPDVMTQDTDSKIAGVCKRFPEYTYLLTIPGFGPDISAKILGPIGNHHRFENEQQVLKMTGGVF